GCGGCGGTTTAACTCAGAACGGCGTACCGGCACGGCGACGACGGCCGCTTGTTCGGCCAGCCCGATTGCCAGGGCCGCTTTCGTCGCCGCCAGCAGGGCGCCGCCCCGCGCCGCCGCCGGGGGAGCGGCTCAATCGGCCTGGCGGCGCAGAAAGGCAGGCACGTCCAGCGGCTTGTTATCCTCCTCCCGCTCTTCCCGCTCGCCGTCTTTTTCCAGCGCCTCTTCGCCGTCCTGCAAATGCAAATGCTTGTCGCCGCGCACCCGCACCACGGTGGGGGGATCGTATTCCCGGTAGTCGGGTTTGCGGTCGTCTTCCGACCGGCCCCCCGGCTGGATGGGCAGGGGCCGCTGGCGGCTTTTGTCGCCTTTGTCGGCCTTGGCCGCCTTGGCTGCTTTGGCCTTGCTGTCGTTCAGCCCCGCCGCCACTACCGTGACCCGCAGTTCGTCTCCCAGCTCTTCGTCAATCAAGAGCCCCGGCACGATCAAGGCGCCTTCGGCGGCGTATTCCCCGATAGCGTCGTACACCTCGTAGAGCTCGTCCATGATGGGGTTGCTGGAGGCCACATTGGCCAGTATGCCCTTGGCCCCGGCGAGGTCCACGCCTTCCAGCAAGGGGCTGGAGATCGCCTCCTCCGTCGCCCGCCGGGCCCGGTTCTCTCCCGCCGCCTTGCCGGCGCCCATCATGGCCATTCCCATCTCGGACATGACGGTGCGCACGTCCGCGAAGTCCACGTTGACCAGGCCGGGCTTGGTGATCAACTCGGAGATGCCCTGCACGGCGTTCAGCAACACGTCGTTTGCGGCATCGAAGGCGTCGCGCACGCTGACGCCCTGCGGCAACACGTTGCGCAGCTTTTCATTCGGGATGATGATCAGGGAATCCACGCACTGCTCGAGTTCCTTGATCCCCTCGTTGGCGACCCGCATCCGTTTCGGGCCCTCGAAGGAGAACGGACGGGTCACCACCGCCACGGTGAGGGCGCCCATTTCCCTGGCAATCTGGGCGATGACCGGCGCCGCCCCCGTGCCCGTGCCGCCGCCCATGCCGGCGGTGATGAACACCATGTCGGCGCCCTCCAGGGCGCCCCCGATGTTGTCGCGGTCGTCCAAGGCCGCCTTGCGGCCCACCTCCGGGTCCGAGCCCGCGCCCAAGCCCTTGGTGATGCTGACCCCCAGCTGCAGCGGAGTGTGGACGCGGGATTCCCGCAGGGCCTGCGCGTCCGTGTTTGCGGAGATGCACTCCACCCCGGCGATCACCGCCTCCTGCATGTGCGCCACGGCGTTGCCGCCGCCGC
The Gammaproteobacteria bacterium genome window above contains:
- the ftsZ gene encoding cell division protein FtsZ, which translates into the protein MVTKFEKKFDIINPPQQSAVIKVIGVGGGGGNAVAHMQEAVIAGVECISANTDAQALRESRVHTPLQLGVSITKGLGAGSDPEVGRKAALDDRDNIGGALEGADMVFITAGMGGGTGTGAAPVIAQIAREMGALTVAVVTRPFSFEGPKRMRVANEGIKELEQCVDSLIIIPNEKLRNVLPQGVSVRDAFDAANDVLLNAVQGISELITKPGLVNVDFADVRTVMSEMGMAMMGAGKAAGENRARRATEEAISSPLLEGVDLAGAKGILANVASSNPIMDELYEVYDAIGEYAAEGALIVPGLLIDEELGDELRVTVVAAGLNDSKAKAAKAAKADKGDKSRQRPLPIQPGGRSEDDRKPDYREYDPPTVVRVRGDKHLHLQDGEEALEKDGEREEREEDNKPLDVPAFLRRQAD